A genomic segment from Daphnia carinata strain CSIRO-1 chromosome 1, CSIRO_AGI_Dcar_HiC_V3, whole genome shotgun sequence encodes:
- the LOC130691622 gene encoding endocuticle structural glycoprotein SgAbd-3-like isoform X2, translated as MKFIIALAFLAVAIAAPQGDKKPIEIISSNSEMNADGSYAFDFVSADGTKVSESGSQKQVGPKPEDIGTVSRGSYSYTTPDGVVLTVNWVADENGFQATGDHLPTPPPMPEHVVKMLADLKAAGLL; from the exons ATTATCGCTCTCGCTTTCTTGGCTGTTGCTATTGCTGCACCACAAGGAGACAAGAAACCTATTGAAATCATCTCATCCAATAGCGAAATGAACGCAGATGGAAGCTACGCTTTCGA TTTTGTGAGCGCTGATGGCACAAAAGTGTCAGAGAGCGGCAGCCAGAAGCAAGTCGGACCCAAGCCCGAAGATATTGGCACCGTTTCCCGTGGATCTTACTCTTACACTACTCCCGATGGTGTTGTCCTCACTGTCAACTGGGTCGCTGATGAAAATGGATTCCAAGCCACCGGTGATCATTTGCCTACTCCTCCCCCCATGCCCGAGCATGTCGTAAAGATGTTGGCCGACTTGAAAGCTGCTGGTCTTCTGTAA
- the LOC130691546 gene encoding uncharacterized protein LOC130691546, with amino-acid sequence MYLLVVIATWLIVTSDGYTFQKPVRPAVVHYPMASHPHLNTGGHQSWVSSGVNAHPVAGTRRQYTPRQPTHQTPGARSYFPKPSYVPVPTSVPQAQHGTQGTINAKLPFAPKISSMIKSMPSKQHEKPAAATSYPAGPATESRVPVYSPAYNPALKPVPAKASNGPSTSSLITTVPPQRWIPSYGVGNTKTARYPPYPTGSSAAAGGYQEQRAKQPTGHVSSMKNEKQVSNEGALDMPLQTAVLITRKPIQEVKVKTKDQTPDVPAILSEMHPNVANDYPTQTFRPVTETVPTNPSMLPTPDAPSYQNPSAHVPLTLSDNLPSTSVTNSYQEDVPHLALEDKSLPIQMDAVHQLPVVPTEVNAVHAAQSVNSESNDEYVSQSVNPTTDSATVMSDGSFAGESQEAIYKANDQQLIPEVPLQSAYTTSTNLQSIEEIAPQVAQTNEAIISEPSYSLQDAQQRPVEEPSTSHAAPVPPFDDSVIPKYVLGPYPSLVLPEPPLELASSAYGVAQLGVEEAQPILASQQSVGSYGVPAVRLDNTDHFALQQQWGYYSAEPFQSTSSNTLSSTLGGSYQQPTHPANHPQSSYGFQQPRTTPHEGGFPSSQQSTTGSNNHYQTSHQTVTVEDLNHFQAAANRWSSSNGGNVLGRHHSAISDKVPVAILRSENVLNEDGSFSYNYETENGIKVEASGHQKEIGADPEGRGSVAKGSYSYTAPDGVKISVSWVADENGFQPTGDHIPTPPSFPIHHVIAHLSASEKTGENAVPTGWVQPAY; translated from the exons ATGTACTTGCTG GTGGTTATTGCAACGTGGTTGATCGTGACATCCGATGGTTACACATTTCAAAAACCAGTTAGGCCAGCCGTCGTGCATTACCCTATGGCTTCACATCCTCATTTGAATACCGGTGGACATCAATCCTGGGTTTCCAGCGGTGTCAACGCACATCCCGTGGCTGGAACACGTCGTCAATACACGCCAAGACAACCAACTCATCAAACACCAGGTGCCAGATCTTATTTTCCGAAGCCGTCGTACGTTCCAGTCCCGACGAGCGTCCCACAAGCCCAGCATGGAACTCAAGGAACCATCAACGCCAAACTTCCTTTTGCACCTAAAATCAGTTCCATGATCAAATCAATGCCATCGAAACAACATGAAAAACCTGCAGCCGCTACGTCCTATCCGGCCGGTCCAGCAACAGAAAGCCGTGTCCCGGTATATAGTCCAGCATACAACCCAGCGCTAAAACCCGTTCCAGCAAAGGCATCAAATGGACCGAGTACAAGCAGTTTGATTACAACTGTGCCACCACAGCGATGGATCCCTTCATATGGCGTTGGTAATACTAAGACAGCCAGATACCCACCCTACCCAACTGGGTCTTCAGCGGCTGCCGGAGGTTATCAAGAACAACGGGCAAAACAACCGACTGGGCATGTATCCtccatgaaaaatgaaaaacaagtgTCCAATGAAGGTGCACTCGACATGCCGTTACAAACTGCTGTCTTGATTACGAGAAAACCCATCCAGGAAgtaaaggtaaaaacaaaGGACCAAACCCCAGACGTTCCAGCAATCCTTTCGGAAATGCATCCAAATGTAGCCAACGATTATCCGACCCAAACGTTTCGACCTGTGACTGAAACCGTACCAACAAATCCTAGCATGTTGCCAACACCAGACGCTCCTAGTTATCAGAATCCTTCAGCTCACGTTCCACTTACTTTATCCGACAACTTGCCTTCAACATCCGTAACCAACAGCTATCAGGAAGACGTACCCCATTTGGCCCTGGAAGATAAAAGCCTCCCAATTCAAATGGATGCAGTTCATCAACTTCCTGTAGTACCGACTGAAGTAAATGCAGTTCACGCTGCGCAATCTGTTAATTCGGAATCTAATGACGAGTATGTCTCACAATCGGTTAACCCAACAACTGACAGTGCCACTGTAATGAGCGATGGCAGCTTTGCTGGAGAAAGTCAAGAGGCTATCTACAAGGCAAACGATCAACAATTGATTCCCGAAGTCCCCCTACAATCTGCTTACACAACGTCCACTAACTTGCAATCAATCGAGGAGATTGCACCGCAAGTCGCACAAACAAATGAGGCAATAATATCCGAGCCCAGTTATTCGCTACAAGATGCTCAACAACGGCCCGTCGAAGAGCCTTCAACATCTCACGCAGCTCCAGTGCCTCCCTTCGATGATTCTGTAATTCCTAAGTACGTTTTGGGACCAtatccatcgttggttttgCCCGAACCTCCATTGGAATTGGCTAGCTCAGCTTACGGTGTTGCGCAACTTGGTGTAGAAGAAGCTCAGCCGATTCTAGCGTCACAACAATCTGTTGGAAGTTACGGTGTTCCAGCAGTTCGGTTGGACAACACAGACCATTTCGcgttacaacaacaatgggGTTACTACTCCGCTGAACCTTTTCAATCGACCTCTTCTAATACCCTATCCTCTACCCTGGGAGGCAGCTACCAACAACCAACACATCCAGCCAATCATCCGCAATCGTCTTATGGTTTTCAACAACCGCGTACAACTCCGCATGAAGGTGGCTTTCCATCTAGCCAGCAATCAACCACCGGATCCAACAATCATTATCAAACATCACATCAAACTGTGACCGTCGAGGatttgaatcattttcaagcagctgcTAATCGATGGAGCTCATCAAATGGTGGGAATGTTTTAGGCCGGCATCATTCTGCAATCAGCGACAAGGTCCCTGTTGCCATCCTGAGGTCCGAGAATGTACTCAACGAAGACGGAAGCTTTTCCTACAA TTACGAAACGGAAAATGGGATCAAAGTGGAAGCCAGTGGGCACCAAAAGGAAATCGGAGCTGATCCGGAAGGTAGGGGCTCTGTTGCAAAGGGATCATATTCCTACACCGCTCCGGATGGCGTGAAAATTTCAGTCAGTTGGGTAGCTGATGAGAATGGCTTCCAGCCAACTGGGGACCACATCCCTACACCACCTTCGTTTCCTATTCATCACGTGATTGCGCACCTTTCGGCAAGTGAGAAGACGGGCGAAAACGCAGTTCCTACTGGATGGGTTCAGCCAGCCTATTAA
- the LOC130691601 gene encoding cuticle protein CP14.6-like: MKLLIVVALFAAASANVLQNPWPFTVVTRGTKADAEVKPVAILRSNNDLKEDGSWRHSFASEDGIQVEASGFQKRLGPKPEDVGAVSRGSYSYVTPEGVVLTVNWTADENGFQAKGDHLPVAPPMPEHVVKMLADLRAAGRL, translated from the exons ATGAAATTG TTGATTGTTGTTGCTCTCTTCGCTGCGGCTTCCGCCAACGTCTTGCAAAATCCTTGGCCTTTTACTGTTGTTACTCGCGGTACCAAAGCCGATGCTGAAGTTAAGCCCGTCGCCATTCTAAGATCGAACAACGATCTTAAAGAGGACGGAAGCTGGAGGCACAG CTTTGCCAGTGAGGATGGAATTCAGGTAGAAGCCAGCGGGTTCCAGAAGAGACTCGGACCGAAACCCGAGGACGTTGGAGCCGTTTCTCGTGGATCTTATTCTTACGTCACTCCCGAAGGTGTTGTGCTCACCGTTAACTGGACGGCCGATGAGAACGGCTTCCAGGCTAAAGGTGATCATTTGCCCGTTGCCCCACCGATGCCCGAACACGTTGTGAAGATGCTGGCCGACCTGAGAGCTGCTGGCCGTCTTTAA
- the LOC130691557 gene encoding larval cuticle protein LCP-17-like has protein sequence MKYTLVFTALIAAVCASPLGSSSDPTAADAPSIEPITTTPIPILKQELSVENGAFVNNFETGHGIVVNESGNQKQIGTGSGTVSSGSFSFTNPEGAVITVTWIANENGFQATGDHLPTPPPTPEHVVKMLADMEAAVDAISIATEKPVSAVVVAEGNLVEASQDPVPAASSPAQDSMVDAAPAEPSADAAVPAEAAPVEAAPAISSPAETVPVQNSLDDSVPAEDTPVASAPVESAATAL, from the exons atgaaatac ACACTTGTTTTCACTGCTCTTATTGCGGCCGTTTGCGCTTCGCCATTGGGTTCGAGTTCTGATCCCACTGCTGCCGATGCGCCATCGATCGAACCCATCACAACTACCCCGATCCCCATTTTGAAACAAGAACTGTCTGTAGAGAACGGAGCATTCGTCAACAA CTTCGAGACTGGACACGGCATCGTCGTCAATGAGAGTGGCAATCAGAAGCAAATCGGTACAGGTAGTGGCACGGTGTCTAGTGGCTCTTTCTCGTTTACTAATCCGGAAGGAGCTGTCATTACCGTTACGTGGATCGCTAATGAGAACGGATTCCAGGCCACCGGTGATCACTTGCCTACTCCTCCACCTACTCCCGAACACGTCGTGAAGATGCTGGCAGACATGGAGGCTGCTGTGGACGCCATTTCCATTGCCACTGAGAAGCCTGTCagtgctgttgttgttgccgagGGAAATCTGGTGGAAGCTTCCCAAGATCCTGTTCCAGCTGCAAGTTCTCCAGCTCAAGATTCTATGGTTGATGCTGCTCCGGCTGAACCTTCTGCTGATGCAGCTGTTCCAGCTGAAGCTGCCCCAGTAGAAGCTGCTCCAGCTATAAGCAGTCCGGCCGAAACTGTTCCAGTTCAAAACTCTCTGGATGATTCTGTTCCAGCTGAAGATACTCCTGTTGCGTCTGCTCCAGTAGAATCAGCTGCAACTGCCTTGTAG